In Polaribacter sp. Hel_I_88, the following proteins share a genomic window:
- a CDS encoding nuclear transport factor 2 family protein: MIRFILLLCSVMFSVTLVAQKNTQAYDIKTSEFKVKKVIETFFEALHKGDSTLMKSTLHKEVKIQTTSTDKKGLRILKTEPAATLLSSVANKKPENIYFEKLLSYNIKVDGNLASVWTPYEFYVNGNFSHCGANSFQLFYNNNEWEIIFLVDMRRRDSCNALKEKN; this comes from the coding sequence ATGATAAGATTTATACTGCTTTTATGCTCGGTTATGTTTTCGGTAACATTAGTGGCTCAAAAAAATACGCAAGCATATGATATTAAAACCAGTGAATTTAAAGTTAAAAAAGTAATTGAAACTTTTTTTGAAGCACTGCATAAAGGAGATAGTACATTAATGAAAAGTACACTGCACAAGGAAGTAAAAATTCAAACAACATCTACAGATAAAAAGGGGTTAAGAATTTTAAAAACAGAACCAGCAGCAACCTTGTTGAGTTCTGTTGCTAATAAAAAACCAGAAAATATTTATTTTGAAAAATTACTTTCTTATAATATTAAGGTTGATGGCAATTTAGCATCAGTTTGGACACCTTATGAGTTTTATGTAAATGGAAATTTTAGTCATTGTGGAGCCAATTCTTTTCAATTATTTTATAACAATAATGAATGGGAAATTATTTTTTTGGTAGACATGAGAAGAAGAGACAGTTGTAACGCATTAAAAGAAAAAAATTAA
- a CDS encoding O-methyltransferase, which yields MHFLPEKIDDYVVEHSQQEPKILQELSKETWQKVLNPRMLSGAFQGRILSMLSKLIQPKVILEIGTYTGYSALCFAEGLSSEGKIITIDKNEELETLQNKYFEKSGFRHQIIQKVGNALEIIPTIKEQFDLVFMDADKSNYINYFHQIIDKMKPGGIILSDNVLWSGKIVAELDPKDIDTKVLLEYNKLLNTDNRLETVLLPIRDGLTISRVKF from the coding sequence ATGCATTTTTTACCAGAAAAAATAGACGATTATGTTGTGGAACATTCACAACAAGAGCCCAAAATTTTACAGGAATTAAGCAAGGAAACTTGGCAAAAAGTTTTAAATCCAAGAATGTTAAGTGGTGCTTTTCAAGGGAGAATTTTATCAATGCTTTCAAAATTAATACAACCGAAAGTTATTTTAGAAATAGGCACTTATACAGGGTATTCTGCATTGTGTTTTGCTGAAGGATTATCATCCGAAGGAAAAATAATTACCATTGATAAAAACGAAGAATTAGAAACATTACAAAATAAGTATTTCGAGAAATCTGGATTCAGACATCAAATTATACAAAAAGTTGGCAATGCTTTAGAAATTATTCCTACCATAAAAGAGCAATTCGATTTGGTTTTTATGGATGCAGATAAATCTAATTATATCAATTATTTTCATCAAATAATTGATAAAATGAAACCAGGAGGTATTATTTTATCTGATAATGTACTTTGGAGTGGTAAAATTGTAGCGGAGTTAGATCCAAAAGATATTGATACAAAAGTATTACTGGAATATAATAAGCTTTTAAATACAGATAATCGTTTAGAAACAGTTTTACTGCCAATAAGAGATGGTTTAACAATAAGTAGAGTAAAATTTTAG
- a CDS encoding sigma-70 family RNA polymerase sigma factor — protein sequence MPKEEITLNPDTWIDNYADYLFNYAVVRVNNSDIAKDLVQDTFFAGLKSAKNFQGKSTERTWLVSILKRKVIDYYRKINSKKGKAEVRMNFYNDGENEGSWIEERVPQNWINKTEKDIENQELKTQLDICIDNLPEKYALVFRMKTIQEFETEEICKELDITSSNLWVIIHRARTQLRKCMEDNWFNN from the coding sequence ATGCCTAAAGAAGAAATTACTTTGAATCCTGATACTTGGATTGATAATTACGCAGATTACCTATTTAATTATGCTGTTGTTCGAGTTAATAACAGTGACATTGCCAAAGACTTAGTGCAAGATACTTTCTTTGCTGGCTTAAAATCTGCGAAAAATTTTCAAGGAAAATCTACAGAAAGAACATGGCTTGTATCCATTTTAAAAAGAAAAGTAATAGACTATTACAGAAAAATAAATTCTAAAAAAGGCAAGGCTGAAGTAAGAATGAATTTTTATAATGATGGCGAAAACGAAGGAAGTTGGATTGAAGAACGCGTGCCACAAAATTGGATTAATAAAACCGAAAAAGATATAGAAAACCAAGAATTAAAAACTCAATTGGATATTTGTATTGATAATTTACCAGAAAAATACGCATTGGTTTTTAGAATGAAAACCATTCAAGAATTTGAGACTGAAGAAATTTGTAAGGAGTTAGATATAACTTCGTCCAATTTATGGGTTATTATTCATAGAGCTAGAACTCAACTAAGAAAGTGCATGGAAGATAACTGGTTTAATAATTAA